One window of Flavobacterium dauae genomic DNA carries:
- a CDS encoding SusC/RagA family TonB-linked outer membrane protein, with the protein MRSKFTWILTLFFALVVQAGFAQKPVTGVVKTQDGEPIPGATVMLVGTNQGTDTDDEGKYTLNLKKGDKIQVVYEGFKPTTVTVTDSGILNVTLVEDESIYLEDIVVDTYRTVSKEESTTSVSSVTSKTIEGRPNASIIQTLQGQVPGLNIMTGSGQPGASSQVTLRGLGSINGNTEPLYIIDGIPMSSNRFRSLNPNEIDRVDILKDAGATAIYGNRGANGVIVITTKRGSFESDLSIRYIGTTGISSIQRNQYNLMNTADYADFVKTARGYYPGIGSNLTSAQQKVDTKWTDVFFNDALSQSHTVMFNAGSKNLSTFTSVGYSEYEGTLRGTDLKRFSFRTNLDGKNNSGRLTYGTTINANFSRSNMENSAGTNGVNQNYFLGAFQSLPYTDPNSYTNGYDLLQDYLSGKINVASGMPLFLMDKRATSGFGQDEFKLLVNGNINYKLSDKFKISNQTGVDYQTINQNSWTRYDAFNEWLFAVDGQDYRGSVATIDEDRMVFNTNTNLRYEDAFGADDLHRVSAGVFVEYLKAHLRSKNMQKTGFDPIFWSDGGATGWIGGEENYQLYAPTAGMSRFDAGLFSYFGTASYDYARRYGLDATIRRDASFRFTNDNRWGTFWSVSARWNISNEKFMENSVFNELKLRGSYGSSGNQDITGNGMFSGAQLYDTRFTSTIGYNGETGLSLSQLPNPNLQWEVITQANIGVDFGVWNNRLRGSVDVYQKQTDDLYLENPLSAINGSSSLNANFGTMRNSGVELNVTGEIIRKENTSLSLRFVGAYNKNEVVEIPNETGEFWDGQSLVGYRQGHMVNEFYMAEYLGINPDNGNMMFRSKDGGVTENPNDGDYQWLGKSSMPVYQGGFGLDLQHKGWFLTADFTYALDAWRYDNDYYFFTAPTFIKQNNLSNDMRDYWTKDNRDASFPALTGSNFSYASGSSFYLQDASYLRLRYLTIGYNFKKKDLDFVKLSGLRVYAQGENLYTWTKWRGWDAESSRSVDYGQYPTPRTISFGVEVQF; encoded by the coding sequence ATGAGATCAAAGTTTACTTGGATTTTAACTCTGTTCTTCGCTTTAGTTGTGCAAGCAGGTTTTGCACAGAAGCCAGTAACGGGAGTTGTAAAGACGCAAGACGGTGAGCCTATCCCTGGCGCTACTGTTATGTTGGTAGGTACCAACCAAGGTACAGATACTGATGATGAAGGGAAATACACATTAAATTTAAAAAAGGGCGATAAAATCCAAGTGGTTTACGAAGGATTTAAGCCAACAACAGTTACAGTTACCGATTCTGGTATTTTGAATGTAACTTTAGTAGAAGATGAATCCATCTATTTGGAGGATATTGTTGTTGATACTTATAGAACAGTATCAAAAGAAGAAAGTACAACATCTGTTTCTTCTGTTACTTCTAAAACAATTGAAGGGCGACCAAACGCATCAATTATTCAAACCTTACAAGGGCAGGTTCCTGGTTTGAATATTATGACAGGATCGGGACAACCAGGAGCAAGTAGTCAGGTAACTCTTCGTGGGTTAGGGTCTATCAATGGTAACACAGAGCCTTTGTATATCATTGACGGTATTCCAATGTCTTCAAATCGTTTTAGATCTTTAAATCCAAATGAGATTGATCGTGTAGATATCTTGAAGGATGCTGGTGCTACTGCTATTTATGGTAACCGTGGGGCAAATGGGGTAATTGTAATTACTACTAAACGTGGTTCATTTGAATCTGATTTAAGTATTAGATATATTGGAACGACGGGGATTTCGTCTATTCAGAGAAATCAATATAATTTGATGAATACTGCTGATTATGCTGACTTTGTGAAGACAGCAAGAGGTTATTATCCTGGTATAGGATCAAATCTTACATCGGCACAACAGAAAGTTGATACCAAATGGACAGATGTTTTCTTTAACGATGCACTTTCTCAATCGCATACTGTAATGTTCAATGCAGGGTCTAAAAACCTATCTACTTTTACGTCTGTAGGATATTCAGAATATGAAGGAACTTTAAGGGGAACTGATTTAAAACGTTTTAGTTTTAGAACTAATTTAGATGGTAAAAACAATTCAGGTCGATTAACATATGGTACTACCATAAACGCAAATTTTTCCAGATCAAATATGGAAAATTCAGCAGGTACTAATGGAGTAAATCAAAATTACTTTTTAGGTGCTTTCCAGTCATTGCCATATACAGATCCTAACAGCTATACCAATGGATATGATTTGTTACAAGATTACCTGTCTGGTAAAATCAATGTTGCGAGTGGAATGCCTTTGTTTTTAATGGATAAAAGAGCTACATCAGGTTTTGGACAAGATGAGTTTAAATTGTTGGTAAATGGTAATATTAATTACAAATTAAGCGATAAATTCAAAATATCTAATCAAACAGGAGTAGATTATCAGACCATTAATCAAAATTCGTGGACACGATACGATGCGTTTAATGAATGGCTTTTTGCTGTAGATGGGCAAGATTATCGAGGGTCTGTTGCAACGATTGACGAAGATCGTATGGTTTTTAATACCAATACCAATTTACGTTACGAAGATGCTTTTGGAGCAGATGATTTACACAGAGTTTCTGCCGGAGTATTTGTAGAATACCTTAAAGCTCATTTAAGATCGAAAAATATGCAAAAAACAGGTTTCGATCCAATTTTCTGGTCTGATGGAGGAGCTACAGGTTGGATTGGTGGTGAAGAAAACTATCAGTTATATGCACCTACGGCGGGAATGTCACGTTTTGATGCAGGTTTGTTTTCTTATTTTGGTACAGCAAGTTATGATTATGCCAGAAGATATGGTTTAGATGCTACTATTCGTCGTGATGCTTCTTTCCGTTTTACCAATGATAACCGTTGGGGAACGTTCTGGTCAGTTTCGGCTCGTTGGAATATCAGCAATGAAAAATTTATGGAAAACTCTGTATTTAATGAATTAAAATTAAGAGGTTCTTATGGATCGTCAGGTAATCAGGATATTACTGGTAATGGAATGTTCAGTGGTGCACAGTTATATGATACTCGTTTTACATCAACCATAGGATATAATGGCGAAACAGGTTTATCTCTTTCACAATTGCCAAACCCAAATTTACAGTGGGAGGTAATTACACAAGCTAATATTGGTGTTGATTTTGGTGTGTGGAACAACCGCTTAAGAGGTAGTGTTGATGTTTATCAAAAGCAGACAGATGATTTATATTTAGAAAATCCGTTATCGGCTATTAATGGTTCATCTTCATTAAATGCAAACTTTGGTACAATGAGAAACAGTGGGGTTGAATTAAACGTTACTGGAGAAATCATTCGTAAAGAAAACACTTCCTTGTCATTAAGATTTGTAGGTGCTTATAATAAAAATGAAGTAGTTGAAATACCTAATGAAACTGGTGAGTTTTGGGATGGTCAGAGTTTAGTAGGATATCGTCAAGGACATATGGTAAATGAGTTCTATATGGCAGAATATTTAGGAATTAACCCAGATAACGGGAACATGATGTTCCGTAGTAAGGATGGTGGTGTAACTGAAAATCCAAACGATGGTGATTACCAATGGTTAGGAAAATCGTCAATGCCTGTTTATCAAGGTGGTTTTGGTTTAGACTTACAACACAAAGGCTGGTTCTTAACAGCAGACTTTACCTATGCGTTAGACGCTTGGAGATATGATAATGATTATTACTTCTTTACAGCACCAACGTTCATTAAACAAAATAACTTGTCTAACGATATGAGAGATTATTGGACAAAGGATAATAGAGATGCAAGTTTTCCTGCTTTAACAGGATCTAATTTCTCCTATGCAAGTGGTTCATCTTTTTATTTACAAGATGCTTCTTATTTAAGATTAAGATACCTTACTATAGGATATAACTTTAAGAAGAAAGATTTAGATTTCGTGAAGTTATCAGGTTTAAGAGTGTATGCTCAAGGGGAAAATTTATATACCTGGACTAAATGGAGAGGATGGGATGCTGAAAGTAGTAGATCTGTTGATTATGGTCAATATCCAACGCCTAGAACAATTTCTTTTGGTGTAGAAGTTCAATTTTAA
- a CDS encoding S8/S53 family peptidase, with amino-acid sequence MFLALLTLSFGYNANAQVEDQPMPDYVRKATNIEFLNNFAKEKEAEFEANYKKAVEIARSQGKPLGGVNEKDGSVSVLKGYDEETGGLIYIKTFGSVKADANMFFNNVAVGSSLQTANAKPLHADNIIGAGMTVGVWDGGAGLTNHQGFAGNRYQPKNNPNGNTNLNKDHAAHVAGTVAANTFGNGDAMGFAYGATVHAYYGLLNDLTSMTVAATSTTNPLYVSNHSYGLNFSGSGAPVSIFGQYNSDARDYDLLMNNAPYYTIVFAAGNDREDNFNPGKGGKDLLSQGGVSKNTVVVAATHGTEDFSGITGATSVIPVGNVWAFMAPYSNYGPTDDYRIKPDIAAKGGVMTNNAATTDPVTSVGIASVVATQVMQGTSMAAPAVTGVFTLWQGYYKTVFNKYMRSASVRALMAHTAREAGPANGPDFMFGWGLIDADKGRQIIDQAEENTAIFEEIDLPQGSHFDYEFTYDGVAPLVATVAWNDPAGTITSQTDLNLKKLVNDLDVRLINLDNNTIYYPWSLVHNPGLTHTSTAIAVRNVDNARDNIEKIEPQNAVAGNYKVEITYKGTLSGGNQNFSIIISGAGGQMPSTEGSVSVASVALESLSVYPNPVNDVLTIQGDLNNLNNGTIDIFDVTGKNVLKSKIVDSQSMNINVSNLKQGMYILTITKDGAKQNYKFIKN; translated from the coding sequence TTGTTCTTAGCATTGTTAACATTATCATTTGGTTATAATGCAAATGCTCAAGTAGAAGACCAACCAATGCCCGATTATGTGCGTAAGGCTACAAATATCGAATTTTTAAATAATTTCGCTAAAGAAAAAGAAGCTGAGTTTGAAGCAAATTACAAAAAAGCTGTTGAAATAGCAAGGTCACAAGGTAAACCATTAGGAGGTGTAAATGAAAAAGATGGAAGTGTTTCTGTTTTAAAAGGTTATGATGAAGAAACAGGAGGGTTAATATATATTAAAACCTTTGGCTCAGTTAAGGCAGATGCTAATATGTTTTTTAATAATGTAGCAGTTGGTAGTTCGTTACAAACTGCTAATGCAAAACCACTTCATGCAGATAATATTATTGGTGCAGGTATGACTGTTGGTGTTTGGGATGGTGGAGCTGGTTTAACAAATCATCAAGGGTTTGCAGGGAATAGATACCAGCCAAAAAATAATCCTAATGGTAATACTAATCTAAATAAAGATCACGCGGCACACGTAGCGGGAACAGTGGCTGCGAATACTTTTGGCAATGGAGACGCAATGGGGTTTGCTTATGGTGCAACGGTTCACGCATATTATGGTCTTTTAAATGATCTTACTTCTATGACCGTGGCGGCTACTTCTACCACGAATCCTTTGTATGTTTCTAATCACTCTTACGGTCTTAATTTTTCAGGTTCTGGTGCGCCTGTTTCTATATTTGGGCAATATAATTCTGATGCTAGAGATTATGATTTGTTAATGAATAATGCACCATATTATACCATTGTGTTTGCGGCAGGAAACGATAGAGAGGATAACTTTAATCCCGGTAAAGGTGGTAAAGATTTGCTTTCACAAGGCGGTGTGTCTAAAAATACTGTTGTTGTAGCTGCAACACATGGAACAGAAGACTTTTCTGGTATTACAGGAGCTACTTCTGTTATTCCTGTAGGTAATGTGTGGGCGTTTATGGCACCTTATAGTAATTATGGTCCAACGGATGATTATAGAATAAAGCCTGATATTGCGGCTAAAGGTGGTGTAATGACAAATAATGCTGCGACGACTGATCCTGTTACGTCTGTTGGAATTGCTAGTGTAGTTGCTACACAAGTTATGCAAGGTACTTCAATGGCTGCACCCGCAGTAACGGGAGTATTTACATTGTGGCAGGGATATTACAAAACAGTGTTTAATAAATATATGAGATCGGCTTCTGTCCGTGCATTAATGGCACATACGGCAAGAGAAGCAGGTCCAGCTAACGGACCAGATTTTATGTTTGGTTGGGGGTTAATTGATGCTGATAAAGGGCGTCAAATAATTGATCAAGCAGAGGAAAACACTGCCATTTTTGAAGAAATAGATTTACCGCAAGGTTCGCATTTTGATTATGAATTTACTTATGATGGAGTAGCTCCTTTAGTGGCAACTGTGGCTTGGAATGATCCGGCGGGAACAATCACCTCTCAAACAGATTTAAATTTGAAGAAGTTAGTAAACGATTTAGATGTCCGTTTGATTAATTTAGACAACAATACCATTTATTACCCATGGTCGTTAGTACATAATCCAGGACTTACTCATACTAGTACTGCTATAGCGGTCAGAAATGTTGATAATGCACGAGATAATATTGAAAAAATTGAACCTCAGAATGCGGTAGCAGGAAATTATAAAGTTGAAATAACCTATAAAGGAACGCTTTCAGGTGGTAATCAAAATTTTAGTATCATTATATCTGGTGCCGGTGGGCAAATGCCTTCTACAGAAGGTTCGGTATCTGTAGCTTCTGTGGCATTAGAGAGTTTAAGTGTTTATCCAAACCCTGTGAATGATGTTCTAACAATTCAGGGCGATTTAAATAATTTAAATAATGGAACAATTGATATTTTTGATGTAACAGGTAAAAATGTTTTAAAATCAAAAATTGTTGATTCTCAATCAATGAATATTAATGTTTCTAATCTTAAACAAGGAATGTATATTTTAACCATTACAAAAGATGGGGCAAAACAAAATTATAAGTTTATAAAGAACTAA
- a CDS encoding ribonuclease HII yields the protein MLLKSFSNLKLEVGTDEAGRGCLAGPVTAAAILINDKLENELINDSKKLSINSRKKLREFIEKHNHFFSIAHIYEDTIDEINILNASIKAMHIAISQLSFKPEFIIVDGNRFKPYKQIPHETIIKGDSKYLSIAAASILAKTYRDEYMLQLHEEFPMYGWDTNMGYPTKKHREAILEYGPCKYHRKTFRLLPEQLVLDLNK from the coding sequence ATGCTATTAAAATCATTCAGTAATTTAAAATTAGAAGTAGGAACCGATGAGGCCGGCAGAGGCTGCTTGGCGGGTCCGGTTACTGCTGCCGCTATTCTTATTAACGATAAATTAGAAAACGAACTGATTAATGATTCTAAAAAACTATCTATCAACTCTAGAAAAAAACTGAGGGAATTTATCGAAAAACACAATCATTTTTTTAGCATTGCTCATATTTATGAAGATACCATTGACGAAATAAATATCCTTAACGCTTCAATCAAAGCCATGCACATAGCGATTTCTCAATTAAGTTTTAAACCTGAATTTATCATTGTTGATGGAAACCGATTTAAGCCTTACAAACAGATTCCACACGAAACAATTATTAAAGGTGACAGTAAATATTTAAGCATTGCAGCCGCTTCTATTTTGGCAAAAACCTATCGCGACGAATATATGCTTCAACTGCACGAAGAATTTCCAATGTACGGTTGGGATACCAATATGGGGTACCCCACAAAGAAACACAGAGAAGCTATTTTAGAATACGGCCCGTGTAAATACCACCGCAAAACTTTCCGCCTTTTGCCGGAACAACTGGTATTGGATTTAAATAAATAA
- the lipB gene encoding lipoyl(octanoyl) transferase LipB: MNKKVQIQDLGLKDYKDTWDYQEELFQGILEIKSQNRKDETNVKETPNYFLFVEHPHVYTLGKSGDLENLLLNDEQLAAKNATFYKINRGGDITYHGPGQIVGYPILDLDNFFTDIHKYLRFLEEVIIKVLADYGLKGERSEGETGVWLDVGTPFARKICALGVRASRWVTMHGFALNVNTNMGYFDHIIPCGIRGKAVASLNVELGVEKVDEEEVKQKILHYFKELFEAEFV, from the coding sequence ATGAATAAAAAAGTTCAAATACAAGATTTAGGCTTAAAAGACTATAAAGATACCTGGGATTATCAGGAAGAATTGTTTCAGGGAATTTTGGAGATTAAGTCACAAAACCGTAAAGATGAAACAAACGTGAAAGAAACACCTAATTATTTTTTGTTTGTAGAACATCCGCACGTTTATACATTGGGTAAAAGCGGCGATTTAGAAAATTTGCTTTTGAATGACGAACAATTAGCTGCAAAAAATGCGACGTTTTATAAGATAAACCGCGGAGGAGATATTACCTATCACGGACCCGGACAAATTGTAGGGTATCCCATTTTAGATTTGGATAATTTTTTTACCGATATTCACAAATATTTACGCTTTTTAGAAGAGGTTATCATTAAGGTTTTAGCAGATTACGGATTAAAAGGTGAACGCAGCGAAGGCGAAACCGGAGTTTGGTTAGATGTTGGAACACCTTTTGCCCGAAAAATTTGTGCATTGGGTGTACGTGCATCGCGTTGGGTTACTATGCACGGTTTTGCGTTGAATGTAAATACCAATATGGGATATTTTGATCATATTATTCCGTGCGGTATTCGCGGAAAAGCAGTCGCTTCTTTAAATGTAGAATTAGGAGTTGAAAAGGTGGATGAAGAAGAAGTAAAGCAAAAAATACTACATTATTTTAAAGAGCTTTTTGAAGCCGAATTTGTATAA
- a CDS encoding YqaE/Pmp3 family membrane protein has protein sequence MGFWRVLLAVFLPPFAVFDKGCGSILIVFLLTLAGWVPGVIGALVILNNPKYNR, from the coding sequence ATGGGTTTTTGGAGGGTTTTATTAGCTGTTTTTCTACCGCCATTCGCTGTTTTTGATAAAGGATGCGGATCGATACTGATTGTATTTCTTTTGACTTTAGCAGGATGGGTTCCGGGAGTTATTGGCGCTTTGGTAATATTGAACAATCCTAAGTATAACAGATAA
- the lysS gene encoding lysine--tRNA ligase, whose amino-acid sequence MQLSEQEIIRREKLGKLRELGINPYPANLFPVDHTSKQIKETFEEGKKVVTAGRLMSVRDQGKASFAEIQDQEGRIQLYLNRDVICTDEDKTLYNTVFKKLTDLGDFIGIEGELFTTQVGAKCIRVEKFSILSKTLRPLPLPKTDEEGNVFDAFTDPELRYRMRYVDLIVNPLNKEIFIKRTKLYNAMRSFFNDRGYLEVDTPVLQSIPGGAAARPFITHHNALDIPLYMRIANELYLKRLIVGGFEGVYEFSKNFRNEGMDRTHNPEFTAMEIYVAYKDYNWMMEFTEQLLEHCAIAVNGTSEATFGEHKINFKAPYQRVTMRQAIIDFTGFDIDGKTEDEIREAAKNMGIAVDDTMGKGKLIDEIFGEKCEGNYIQPTFITDYPKEMSPLTKEHRDNPELTERFELMVCGKEIANSYSELNDPIDQRERFEDQLKLSEKGDDEAGQFIDEDFLRALEFGMPPTGGLGIGMDRLIMFLTNNPSIQEVLFFPQMRPEKAAPAYELTDDEKIILSILEKNENKIALATLKEQAALSGKKWDKAMKALASYNLTKVVTENEEKVVEFV is encoded by the coding sequence ATGCAACTTTCAGAACAAGAAATCATCAGAAGAGAAAAATTGGGCAAGTTACGTGAACTTGGCATCAATCCTTATCCCGCTAATTTGTTTCCGGTAGATCATACATCGAAGCAGATCAAGGAAACTTTTGAAGAAGGTAAGAAGGTTGTAACTGCCGGCAGATTAATGAGTGTGCGCGATCAGGGAAAAGCAAGTTTTGCTGAAATCCAGGATCAGGAAGGCAGAATTCAGTTGTATTTAAATCGTGATGTTATCTGTACAGATGAAGACAAAACATTGTACAACACCGTATTTAAAAAATTAACCGATTTAGGCGATTTTATTGGTATTGAAGGCGAATTGTTTACTACGCAGGTTGGTGCAAAATGTATTCGTGTAGAAAAATTTTCGATCCTTTCTAAAACATTACGTCCGTTACCGTTGCCAAAAACCGATGAAGAAGGAAATGTATTTGATGCCTTTACTGATCCGGAATTGCGTTACCGTATGCGTTATGTAGATTTAATTGTGAATCCGTTAAACAAAGAAATTTTTATAAAACGCACCAAATTATACAACGCTATGCGATCGTTTTTTAACGACCGCGGTTATTTAGAGGTTGACACTCCGGTTTTACAGTCAATTCCTGGTGGTGCAGCAGCCCGACCATTTATTACCCACCACAATGCTTTAGACATTCCGTTATACATGCGAATTGCCAACGAATTATACCTAAAACGTTTGATTGTTGGTGGATTTGAAGGTGTTTATGAGTTTTCTAAGAATTTCCGTAACGAAGGAATGGACAGAACCCATAATCCGGAATTTACAGCAATGGAAATTTACGTTGCCTATAAAGATTACAACTGGATGATGGAGTTTACCGAGCAATTATTAGAACATTGTGCCATTGCGGTTAACGGAACAAGCGAAGCAACTTTTGGTGAACACAAAATTAACTTTAAAGCTCCGTACCAACGCGTAACCATGCGTCAGGCGATTATTGATTTTACTGGTTTTGACATTGATGGAAAAACCGAAGACGAAATTCGCGAAGCTGCTAAAAACATGGGTATTGCTGTTGATGATACTATGGGTAAAGGAAAATTGATCGATGAGATTTTTGGTGAGAAATGTGAAGGAAATTATATTCAGCCAACATTTATTACCGATTACCCGAAAGAAATGTCGCCACTTACCAAAGAACACCGTGATAATCCGGAATTAACCGAGCGTTTTGAGTTGATGGTTTGTGGTAAGGAAATTGCCAATTCATATTCCGAATTAAACGACCCAATTGATCAACGTGAGCGTTTTGAAGATCAGTTGAAATTATCTGAAAAAGGTGATGATGAAGCCGGACAATTTATTGATGAAGATTTCTTACGTGCTTTAGAATTCGGAATGCCGCCAACAGGTGGTTTAGGTATTGGTATGGATCGATTGATTATGTTTTTAACCAACAATCCATCAATACAAGAAGTATTGTTTTTCCCGCAAATGCGCCCAGAAAAAGCAGCACCTGCTTATGAATTAACCGATGACGAAAAAATAATTCTTTCTATTTTAGAGAAAAACGAAAACAAAATAGCTTTAGCTACTTTAAAAGAACAAGCGGCTTTAAGCGGCAAAAAATGGGACAAAGCCATGAAAGCTTTAGCTTCATACAACTTAACCAAAGTGGTTACCGAAAATGAAGAA